One Bdellovibrio bacteriovorus str. Tiberius DNA segment encodes these proteins:
- a CDS encoding DUF3943 domain-containing protein, giving the protein MESKGGMMSRFFNIVAGMAIFLPQLALAQISSLATLSAPETYYEGRTAADSFSSPYSRYFTIDDINRFERNQHRRQRHIAKGHLIVVDTRDQDTCLAIQHQLLNARDLQTLNDPRDLCLRDDTRPFASITVLRASDEDEWHQEMDLRNLTSDQSNLYTSTRNMALGAAGVAGLLYMMPESVTKWNKDKMKKLGKNYQENIRNGPVMDQDNWALNYLGHPYSGAIYYQVARHNDLSTMESFGYSVLMSTFFWEYGIEALAETPSIQDLLITPIIGSIMGEVFYIAEREIQLNNGKVWGSKKLGSIVLILLNPVEAFSKNLNNLLGSTVIKNARASIVVRRQKVRSKDLPMEYTPFWGLELRFKF; this is encoded by the coding sequence ATGGAAAGCAAGGGCGGAATGATGTCTAGGTTCTTCAATATCGTAGCTGGAATGGCGATATTCCTGCCACAACTTGCTTTGGCTCAAATATCCAGCTTAGCGACCCTATCTGCGCCTGAAACTTACTATGAAGGCCGTACTGCAGCGGATTCATTTTCCAGCCCCTACTCACGCTATTTCACAATAGACGATATCAATCGGTTCGAAAGAAACCAACACCGTCGTCAGCGCCATATCGCAAAAGGCCATTTGATCGTGGTTGACACAAGAGACCAGGATACTTGCCTGGCTATCCAGCATCAGCTCTTGAATGCCAGAGACCTACAAACGCTCAATGACCCGCGTGACCTATGCCTGCGTGACGATACCCGTCCATTTGCCTCTATAACTGTCTTACGTGCCTCAGATGAAGACGAATGGCACCAGGAAATGGACCTACGGAATCTTACTTCCGATCAAAGCAATCTATACACTAGCACGCGAAATATGGCCCTCGGGGCCGCCGGGGTGGCAGGTCTTCTGTACATGATGCCAGAAAGTGTTACCAAATGGAACAAGGACAAAATGAAGAAGCTTGGAAAGAACTACCAAGAAAATATAAGAAATGGCCCCGTAATGGATCAAGACAATTGGGCTCTTAACTACTTGGGCCATCCATATTCTGGCGCAATATATTATCAAGTCGCCAGACACAACGACTTAAGCACTATGGAGTCATTCGGCTATTCAGTTCTTATGTCGACCTTCTTTTGGGAATACGGCATCGAGGCTTTGGCAGAGACACCGTCCATTCAGGATCTATTAATCACTCCGATTATTGGTTCTATCATGGGCGAAGTCTTTTACATTGCCGAGAGGGAAATTCAACTTAATAACGGTAAGGTTTGGGGTTCGAAAAAATTGGGTTCGATCGTGCTTATATTGCTTAATCCCGTAGAAGCCTTTAGTAAAAACTTAAATAATCTCTTAGGAAGCACCGTTATCAAAAACGCACGCGCCAGCATTGTTGTACGACGTCAAAAAGTGCGTAGCAAAGATCTACCAATGGAATACACGCCCTTTTGGGGCTTGGAACTACGTTTTAAATTCTGA
- a CDS encoding branched-chain amino acid aminotransferase, with the protein MTTIKKNLTNTPKALPPSDQLGFGQHFSDHMFVAKYTEGKGWSEASVVPYGPLSLDPGASVFHYGQALFEGMKAFRKADGEVVFFRPEFNYHRLAEGAARLCLEAPPLELFMEGLHQLVAADERWIPKEPNTSLYIRPTLIGSEPFLGVRPSRETMFFILLSPVGSYYSEGTKPIKIWTEEKYLRAAPGGLGAVKAGANYASSLKAALEAKKKGYAQVLWLDVEHQGIEEVGTMNVFFVFDNEIVTPELNGSILSGGTRDAILQLLRSKKLPVVERRITITEVVERLAKGELKEAFGTGTAAVISPVGVLHYQGKDWTINNNENGPLSTQLYNEITAIQRGSQADTLNWLVPLKK; encoded by the coding sequence ATGACCACAATTAAGAAGAATCTAACGAACACTCCGAAAGCCCTTCCGCCCTCTGATCAACTTGGATTCGGGCAGCATTTTTCTGACCACATGTTTGTGGCCAAGTACACTGAAGGTAAAGGCTGGTCTGAAGCCAGCGTGGTTCCCTATGGGCCGCTTTCCTTGGATCCTGGGGCTTCTGTGTTCCATTATGGTCAGGCCCTGTTTGAGGGCATGAAGGCCTTCCGCAAGGCTGACGGCGAAGTGGTTTTCTTCCGTCCAGAGTTCAACTATCACCGTCTGGCTGAAGGCGCAGCCCGCCTGTGTCTGGAAGCTCCTCCACTGGAGCTGTTCATGGAAGGCTTGCACCAGTTGGTGGCGGCCGATGAGCGCTGGATTCCGAAAGAGCCGAACACATCCCTGTATATTCGTCCAACTCTGATCGGTTCTGAACCGTTCCTGGGGGTTCGTCCTTCCCGTGAAACCATGTTCTTTATTTTACTGTCTCCGGTGGGTTCTTATTATTCTGAAGGCACCAAGCCGATCAAGATTTGGACTGAGGAAAAATACCTGCGCGCAGCCCCAGGAGGCCTGGGTGCGGTGAAGGCCGGGGCGAACTATGCCAGCAGCCTTAAGGCCGCTTTGGAAGCCAAGAAAAAGGGCTATGCTCAAGTGTTGTGGCTGGATGTTGAACATCAGGGGATCGAAGAAGTCGGCACGATGAACGTGTTCTTCGTCTTTGATAACGAGATCGTGACGCCGGAATTGAATGGCAGCATTCTGTCAGGTGGAACCCGCGATGCAATCCTGCAGCTATTGCGCTCTAAAAAACTGCCGGTGGTGGAAAGACGTATTACCATCACGGAAGTGGTGGAGCGTCTGGCAAAAGGCGAGTTGAAAGAAGCCTTCGGCACCGGTACGGCGGCAGTGATTTCTCCGGTGGGTGTTTTGCACTATCAGGGGAAAGACTGGACAATCAACAACAACGAAAACGGACCGCTCAGCACGCAGCTATACAACGAGATCACCGCAATCCAGCGTGGATCCCAAGCCGATACCCTGAACTGGCTTGTTCCTTTGAAGAAGTAA
- a CDS encoding transglutaminase-like domain-containing protein, with translation MKLILHSVFLMLLVQSASAQEQNTCFEKAIPFFQNFSKISVSPIAKASMLESACEELDDPRLTEKIGIFKSLGHQFMAKFGFGVYGQAIGAFDRLQGDEWQMEYAQKLQTIKSIPDPLERIRQVYLLVVRNQGSYDNDSNGMNSLKSGYIFGEYTPSNLLNTARKTGSAGVCRHFASLLQWSLIQVARHPSSRSSALGPLDFSSEFVLGTIPDAGGHAWVRVHLPQYDLSGRLQGFNNMDLDTTWYSRFSPVFPRFSGLKNDTRIKAAKQCREIQTCLRSVKTEQPE, from the coding sequence ATGAAACTAATTTTACACAGTGTTTTTTTGATGCTTCTAGTTCAATCAGCCTCCGCACAGGAGCAGAACACCTGCTTTGAAAAAGCCATTCCCTTCTTTCAGAACTTCTCTAAAATTTCTGTTAGCCCTATTGCAAAAGCCAGTATGCTAGAGAGTGCTTGCGAAGAACTTGACGATCCCAGACTGACGGAAAAAATCGGAATTTTCAAATCGCTTGGGCATCAGTTCATGGCAAAATTTGGATTCGGAGTGTATGGACAAGCCATCGGTGCTTTTGATCGCCTTCAAGGCGACGAATGGCAAATGGAATACGCACAAAAACTACAAACGATTAAAAGCATCCCAGATCCCTTGGAACGTATCCGTCAAGTTTACTTACTCGTTGTAAGAAATCAAGGATCGTATGACAACGATTCCAACGGAATGAACTCCCTTAAATCGGGATACATCTTCGGAGAATATACGCCAAGCAACTTGCTGAATACGGCAAGAAAGACTGGTAGCGCTGGTGTCTGCAGACATTTTGCTTCTTTGCTACAATGGAGCTTGATACAGGTCGCGAGACATCCAAGTTCCAGATCTTCTGCCCTAGGTCCCCTTGATTTTAGTTCTGAATTCGTTTTAGGAACTATCCCCGACGCCGGCGGGCATGCCTGGGTTCGAGTTCATCTTCCTCAATATGACCTCTCAGGTCGGCTACAGGGATTTAACAATATGGATCTGGACACCACTTGGTATTCTCGATTCAGCCCGGTCTTCCCACGATTTAGTGGCCTTAAAAATGATACACGCATCAAGGCCGCCAAACAGTGCAGAGAGATCCAGACCTGCCTACGCTCAGTGAAAACTGAGCAACCCGAGTAG
- a CDS encoding M48 family metalloprotease: MRYRVIFVVKCVMVVLMAYQARASVSQYVSPDYYLGQLVLGVLKVAAKTGYPQYREVDAPDLKLKVDVALKKIYKYPAYSYRYDNVSISIIEGLEGEPNGFGFGNNIFLTKSLVRSLSLKHLTAVIAHELAHLEKSHNMQRAPLPITTAAYQLKNIYESVKAGTWPRERDLVESMQELLFTSSLAMELQADCIAAKQLEYMNRSGLLNSAEDLNGATSALMGFDITTDQSEDPSAIRARALLNKSYEMDSCDIF, encoded by the coding sequence ATGCGCTATCGAGTAATTTTCGTTGTGAAATGTGTCATGGTAGTCTTGATGGCATATCAAGCGCGAGCGTCTGTATCTCAATATGTTTCGCCAGACTATTATTTGGGGCAGCTGGTTCTAGGAGTTCTAAAAGTTGCGGCTAAGACCGGTTATCCGCAATATAGGGAGGTTGATGCTCCAGATCTCAAACTTAAGGTGGATGTGGCCTTGAAGAAAATCTACAAATATCCAGCATATTCATATCGTTACGATAATGTTTCAATTTCTATCATCGAAGGTCTAGAGGGAGAACCGAATGGCTTTGGGTTTGGGAATAATATATTTTTGACCAAAAGTTTGGTGAGGTCCCTTTCTTTGAAGCACCTAACTGCGGTAATTGCGCATGAACTGGCTCATTTAGAAAAAAGTCACAATATGCAAAGGGCTCCACTGCCGATTACCACTGCGGCATATCAATTGAAAAATATTTATGAATCGGTGAAGGCTGGCACATGGCCCCGGGAACGCGATTTGGTAGAGTCTATGCAAGAGCTACTCTTTACAAGTAGTTTGGCGATGGAACTCCAAGCTGATTGCATAGCGGCCAAACAATTGGAATATATGAATCGGTCGGGGCTTTTGAACTCGGCAGAGGATTTGAACGGTGCTACTAGTGCTTTGATGGGATTTGATATCACTACTGATCAATCAGAAGACCCTTCTGCGATTCGGGCTCGAGCGCTGTTGAACAAGAGTTACGAAATGGATTCCTGTGATATCTTCTAA